The Sinorhizobium chiapasense sequence CATTCGATATTTTACTAACGCTTACTCGATAGTGTCGAGCGCCTTCTTGGAAAGCAAGGTATCACGTCGGCAGAAAGGCCGCCGCATCCTCGGGCGCGAGCTGTGCGCGCAAGTTTCGGGTGAGCCGGTCCGCTCCGAGCCGCCGCAGATCCTCGTTGAAGTCGCCGAGTTCGGGGGCGATCACCAGGGGCAGGACGCCGAGCGCACGCGCCCGACGGCTCAGGCCTTCGATACCGTACCGGCCGGCCGCATCGGCGTCGGCGGCAATGTAGAGCCGCCGACAAGCTTCGGGAAGGCGGAAGGCGGCGAGGTGATTGGCGGTCAACGCGGCTGCCATCGGCATTTCGGGCATCACATGCGACAGCGACAGCATCGTTTCGAGACCTTCGCCGGCCGCCAACACCGGGGCGGAAGCGCCGGCCGGAAATCGGAAGCGCACGGCATTGCGGAGAAGACGGCCAAGCGCGCGGCGCGGATTGTCGACGGGCGCCTTTCGGACGCCGTCGGAATCGCGACCCGAACGATCGAGATAGGTGCGGTGCACGCCGGTGATCCTGCTCTCGGCGTCGGTCACCGCTGCGACCAGGGTGGGATAGGTCGACGTTTCGCCGGTGACGAGGTCGCGGTAGTAGCAGGACGGGTGAAATCTGAGCGCCGCATGGGTCGATGCCCGCAGGATGCCGCGCTCGCGCAGATAGGTGTCGGCAAGCGTGCCGGCGAGCGGCAGCGTCATCCGGAACAGGCGGCGCGCGCGCTCCGAGGCCGGTGTTGAGGTCCGCGCATCCTCGGGAACATTAGCCCTTCGGACGGATCCCGCATCGGGTTGCGGGAGGCTCAGAAACTGCCGCGCCTCGTCGGCGACATCGCGGAAATCGGTCAGACCACAGGTTTCTCGCACGAGGTCCAGCAGATCGCCGTACTGACCCGTCGCCGCATCGGTCCATTTCCCGACACGAGGACCGGTTAGATGCACATAGAGTGAACGGCCCTTGTTGTTCTGGACATCGCCGACCACCCAGTAGTTGCCGGCTCGTCCGCCTTCGGAGAGATAGTGACGGCAGACCGCCTCGGCCTTCTCGGCGAGGCGCTCCGCCAGTTCAGAAGCGGACAACATCTTGCCCCTCCCCTCACGTGCGGCTAACGACATCGATCAGCCGATGGCGTTGCATGAGCTGAGCAAGGATCGCCGGCCCTCCCTCGGTCGTCGGCACGAAGAACCGCATCTTCCAGGCGATCATCTCGGAGAAGATGCCGATCGATTTCAGCCAACCGCGCATGCCGTCAGTAAATCCGATGAGTTCGATGCGGTAGTCGTTCATCACCCGGACGCGCCTCAGCGTCATGTCACCGGCAAGGCCGATGATCGACGAGCCGGCGAGCAGGGACGCCCAGGCGTCCTCAGGCGTCAACACCTGCTGCTCGATGCCGAAGGTGCGGCAGAGCCGACCCATTGCCTCAGGCGCGATGACGCGGCCGACGATCCGCTCACCGTCGTCGGTCTGGAGCCGGTAGACGCGGCAATAGTCCTGCGGCAGCAGCCGCCAGATTGGCAGCAAGAGGCCGCTGACAATATGCAGCGTCGTGTGCGAGAACTCAGGCACGGCGGCGACATCGGCGGCCCATGCCTCGGCGAAGGCTTGCTCGTCGGCTTCCTCCCAGCTCGTTTCCTCAAGCTGGCGCACCTCGAAGCGCAGCTCGTCGATCGGCCGGATCAGCGACACGCGCGGCTGGACGGAGCCGTCGTCGAGCATGATCGAGCGGGTCGGCACCAGAACGGCAGGCCGGCCCGACCTGCCGTTGATCATCAGCCTGGCGCGCGGATCCTGCCTGACGAGCGCCATGACCTCATCGATCTGCATCGGCCGGTTGCGGCTCTTCTGGTCGATCGTCAGCAGATGCGACTTCGCACCGGTGACCGGATGGGTGTAGACCAACTTTCGGTCGGTGACCGACATCATGTCGGCGGCGATCGTTTCCAGCCCCAGGTCGTAAACACCGGCGGCGATCGCGCCTTCGATGCGCGCGGTCAGAAGCTGCTCGAACGCTTCGAAGAGCCGATTTTGCATGTCGATCGTGAGCGCGAGCATGCGGTTGAGGAAGGTGTGGATTGGCGGCAGATCGTCCTTGAGGCCACCCTCCTCTGAGGTCAGCGACAGCCCGGTGATCGTCTCGAAGAGCGACAGCGAGCAACCCTCGATCTGGCCAAGATGGAGCAGGTTATAGAACTGCCTTAGCGCGTCACGGGCATATTGGGATTCGAGATTGTCCTCGGCCCGAAACATGCCCTGCCCGCCGGTCTGGCGCTGGCCGCGGGTGATCGCACCTAGCGTGTCGAGACGCCGCGCGATCGTGGAGAGAAACCGTCGCTCCGCCTTGACATTGGTCGTCACGGGCCGAAAGAGCGGTGGCTGTTTCTGGTTGGTGCGGTGGCTGCGTCCGAGGCCCTGGATTGCGACATCGGCGCGCCAGCCGGCCTCGAGGAGATAGTGAACGCGAAGGCGCTGGTTCCTGGCGGCGAGATCCGCATGATAGGAGCGCCCCGTCCCGCCGGCATCGGAAAACACCAGGATCGGTTTGGCGTCGTCCATGAAGGCGCGGGTCTCGTCGAGATTGGCGGCACCCGGCCGGCTCTCGACGGCAAAGCGGGCGATGCTGCTGCCGTCCTTGCGCCGCACGATGCGCCGGGAGCGACCGGTGATCTCGGCGACACGATCCGTCCCGAAATGCTGGACGATCTGATCGAGGGCGGTCGGGATCGCCGGCAGGACCCCGAGCTGTTCCAACAGCGCGTCACGGCGGGCGACGGCTTGGCGGCACATGACAGGTGTTCCGTCCGCGTCGAAGACGGGCCGCGAGCTCAAATTGCCGTCGGCGTCCGAGAACTCTTCGAAGAGCTGCGTCGGGAAGGAATGCATCAGGTAATCGAGGACATATTCCCGAGGCGTGACGTCGACCTGGATGTCACTCCATTCCTCGGTCGGGATTTGCGCGAGGCGCCGCTCGGTCAGGGCCTCGCCCGTCGAGACGATCTGGATCACAGCCGCATGTCCCCCTTCGAGGTCCTTGCTGATCGAGCGCAGCAAGGTCGGCGTCTTCATCGATGTGAGCAGATGATTGAAGAAGCGCTGCTTGGAACTTTCGAAGGCGGATCGGGCTGCAGCCTTGGCGTTCTTGTTCAGCGTGCCGGTCGCACCGGTGATGCCTGCCGCCTCCATCGCCGCGTCCAGGTGATTGTGGATTACCTGGAAGGCTTGCGCATAGGAATCGTAGATACGCACTTGCTCTGGGGAGAGCGCATGTTCGACGATCTCGTATTCGACACCGTCGAAAGACAGCGACCGGGCGCTGTAAAGGCCCAATGCCTTGAGGTCCCGGGCGAGAACTTCCATCGCAGCGACACCACCATCTTCTATCGCCGCGACGAATTCCGAACGGGTCGGAAACGGAAAATCGGCGCTGCCCCAGAGCCCCAGGCGCTCGGCATAGGCGAGCGCTTCGACCTCGGTGGCACCAGTTGCCGACACATAGACGATACGGGCGTCGGGAAGAGCACGCTGGAGCCTCAGACCCGCCCTGCCCTGTTGCGAGGCGGCCTTGGCGCCGCGATCCGATTTGCCGCCGGCGGCGTTCGCCATGGCGTGGCCCTCGTCGAAGACGATGACGCCATCGAAGTTCCTTGCGTCGCCTGTTGCCGCTTCGCCGCTCCCCGCCTCATGACGCAACCAGTCGACGATCTGCTGGATGCGGGAGCGCTTGCCTTCACGTTCGTCGCTACGCAGGGTCGCGAAGGTAGTGAAGAGGATCCCTTCATCGAGCCGGATCGGCGTTCCCTGCCGGAAGCGCGACAGCGGTGTGACGAGGAGTTTCTCCTGGCCGAGTGCTGCCCAGTCGCGCTGGGCGTCTTCGAGAAGCTTGTCGGATTTCGAGATCCAGACATGCCGGCGGCGCCCCTTCAGCCAGTTGTCCAATATGATGCCGGCGACCTGCCGGCCCTTGCCGACGCCGGTGCCATCGCCGAGAAACCAGCCGTGGCGGAAGCGCTTGGCGCCGTCGGTGTCCTCGTTGGCGGCGCTCAGATTGTCAAAGGATTGATCGGCGACCCACCAACCGGCGAGATGACCCGAATGGGCTTCGCCGGCATAGACGACACTTTCGAGCTGAGCGTCTGACAGGATGCCGTTGTCGATGACGTGCTG is a genomic window containing:
- a CDS encoding DUF7146 domain-containing protein codes for the protein MLSASELAERLAEKAEAVCRHYLSEGGRAGNYWVVGDVQNNKGRSLYVHLTGPRVGKWTDAATGQYGDLLDLVRETCGLTDFRDVADEARQFLSLPQPDAGSVRRANVPEDARTSTPASERARRLFRMTLPLAGTLADTYLRERGILRASTHAALRFHPSCYYRDLVTGETSTYPTLVAAVTDAESRITGVHRTYLDRSGRDSDGVRKAPVDNPRRALGRLLRNAVRFRFPAGASAPVLAAGEGLETMLSLSHVMPEMPMAAALTANHLAAFRLPEACRRLYIAADADAAGRYGIEGLSRRARALGVLPLVIAPELGDFNEDLRRLGADRLTRNLRAQLAPEDAAAFLPT
- a CDS encoding strawberry notch-like NTP hydrolase domain-containing protein, translated to MNVISSPAALAAASINRLDPASHAAHILQAARGLLQALERGLPISSGALRDELGRAFGGSDAEGLWTWKDAYEASEAAQVLFLRRFGAAITVRATSPLSALSMLQKVAELVPTHTRRSEESQALQQLSTPLPLAYVAARAAGMTAGDTVLEPSAGIGLLAIFAEIAGARLALNEYAAVRRSMLTKLFSGAAVGQHDASHIDDYLEPSLMPSVVLMNPPFSVGIHRQGRVADAAWRHLASAFARLSPGGRLVAITGANLSPDNPEWREAFTRLQEQGVIRFTVAIDGKIYQRHGTTTETRLTVIDKVPAADPLSLVASKGTAPDVETLLSWVGHLPPRTPSAAPVLVGVPSSSIARHAPKTAGNSLPRREASPTARAEPKLVAELSYETRDAVASGRDNASDGIYEPYRLQSIDIPGAKPHPDTLVESTAMASVAPPQPSYRPHLPQHVIDNGILSDAQLESVVYAGEAHSGHLAGWWVADQSFDNLSAANEDTDGAKRFRHGWFLGDGTGVGKGRQVAGIILDNWLKGRRRHVWISKSDKLLEDAQRDWAALGQEKLLVTPLSRFRQGTPIRLDEGILFTTFATLRSDEREGKRSRIQQIVDWLRHEAGSGEAATGDARNFDGVIVFDEGHAMANAAGGKSDRGAKAASQQGRAGLRLQRALPDARIVYVSATGATEVEALAYAERLGLWGSADFPFPTRSEFVAAIEDGGVAAMEVLARDLKALGLYSARSLSFDGVEYEIVEHALSPEQVRIYDSYAQAFQVIHNHLDAAMEAAGITGATGTLNKNAKAAARSAFESSKQRFFNHLLTSMKTPTLLRSISKDLEGGHAAVIQIVSTGEALTERRLAQIPTEEWSDIQVDVTPREYVLDYLMHSFPTQLFEEFSDADGNLSSRPVFDADGTPVMCRQAVARRDALLEQLGVLPAIPTALDQIVQHFGTDRVAEITGRSRRIVRRKDGSSIARFAVESRPGAANLDETRAFMDDAKPILVFSDAGGTGRSYHADLAARNQRLRVHYLLEAGWRADVAIQGLGRSHRTNQKQPPLFRPVTTNVKAERRFLSTIARRLDTLGAITRGQRQTGGQGMFRAEDNLESQYARDALRQFYNLLHLGQIEGCSLSLFETITGLSLTSEEGGLKDDLPPIHTFLNRMLALTIDMQNRLFEAFEQLLTARIEGAIAAGVYDLGLETIAADMMSVTDRKLVYTHPVTGAKSHLLTIDQKSRNRPMQIDEVMALVRQDPRARLMINGRSGRPAVLVPTRSIMLDDGSVQPRVSLIRPIDELRFEVRQLEETSWEEADEQAFAEAWAADVAAVPEFSHTTLHIVSGLLLPIWRLLPQDYCRVYRLQTDDGERIVGRVIAPEAMGRLCRTFGIEQQVLTPEDAWASLLAGSSIIGLAGDMTLRRVRVMNDYRIELIGFTDGMRGWLKSIGIFSEMIAWKMRFFVPTTEGGPAILAQLMQRHRLIDVVSRT